One Lepisosteus oculatus isolate fLepOcu1 chromosome 27, fLepOcu1.hap2, whole genome shotgun sequence genomic window, AATTTAATTCTTTGCAACTCGGTCTCAGAGGTGCTGATCTCAGGAGATAGCGATGATGATAATGAGGCATTCGGCAGCAAGATAATCAAGTTAAAAACAAGAAGAGCCATTTGGCCCGTGTGTCTGTTTATAGTGCATCATGCCAGGTCAGGTCTCTGCAAAGGCAGCACATGGACAGCTGCAGTCTGCACAGAGTCCATAACACGTGTTTTACTAACTGATAGGGACTACTGCGATGCAGTTTGTATTTGAACTTTGCAGTCCATCTACAGCAATGTCATTAACGTGCAATGGGGCAACAATGGCGTCTGCTGGAATTGTCTGCATGGACTCTGTTCTGTTGtaacgtcccagtgtgtggtctgtgtgtttttgttgttgttccaaacttctgactttgattgttctcccttccccattggttCATCATTGCACCACTGTTTCCGTATGACATCATCTTCAATTAGCTTCCCGACCAATCACAGctcatcttattcagtataaaaCATGGAGGATTCCAGAAGGAAGGGGCCTTTTGTTTCACTTGGATCCTGCTTGGCTTTTGATTTTGCTTTGGCTTTgctgttttgttggtttctgtttgtCTCTTTGTACTGTCGTTTGTGCGTGTTATCAtaattttgccattaccttgcccaaactTGTTACTGTATCAACCTGTGTTTTTTTACCCTGTTACTTGTCTACTCTCGTTTGTGTTCGTAGTTCACTTGTATTTTTGTGTACAGAGTTAGttcaggttgttgggtacattttgcacacacgtaGTTGATTCTTGTACTAGTCACACTAGTTTAGGACGGGTGAGTGCTGTTTGTCTTGTGTGGTTTTGGGGAGTCAGGGGAGGTTAGCTAGGCTGTTGAAGACgctgaagaccgtgtgtttcgggttttcttctgtagtcaggtcagctttccctcaccttcctagccagctccattttgtgtgtgattttcttttctttggcactgctctagctccctctccctgtgtgttattgtctCCAATTACACCCAGTTACTCACCTTAAAATCCTCACTTTTGCACTGACCCTTGTTCTcgcgcttcctagtccctcaccagaccccacctgcttccaaaaatgatcctaaataataataataataaactttattttatatagcgcctttaaaggtggcttctcaaagcgcttaaatgttacacccctttacccctagacacttggggtggTAACATtattgggggctcgtccgggatctcACATTCCCATCCTAAGGATTGACGTTCGGTTGCATAATTTTGGTGTTTGTACTTTTGTGCATTCTGGGACTGGTAAGCGTCATTTGGTATTTTCTGTGGGATAAGAGCAGGTTTAGGAGATCTGGATTGTGTTTTGGCAAGGTGCTGTAATTATGTCTGCTTTTGATTTGTGAAAGTTTGTGGAGGAACCTTCCTTTGAGCAGCTGGACAGGTGTAGGAAGGACGAATTGTATTCAGGTATCGGAGAAGCTCTTGAAAGGGCCATCAAGAGAGCTGTGATGGATGGACTGGTGGAGTTAGAGGTCGTTGTACTACCGAGCAAGGATGCCAGTTCTCCTGGGGCTGGTGCTAACCCTGCTAGGACTTCTGAAGAACAGGACCAGGTGCCGGGggtggctgaggtcaaggccatTGCCTCCCTTTGAACCATTCTCTCCAGACTCCACTGGGTCAAAAAGCAACTCGCCCCAAAGTTCGTCTGGCCCGCTTGCACCTGGAGGCGCAGGAAAAAGCCCAGGTGCGCCAGGCAGAATTTGAATTGCGCCTTGGAGATCGAGGCGGAGACAGAGGTCAAGCTCCGACAGCTTGAGCTGGAAGCGAGAAAGAATGCTCCTGGTGCGCAGCCGCCCCACTCCGAGGCCTCTAGTGTCTCCTGTGGAAGATCCACTCTCGACCACCTTCGATGTAAGTAAGCACAGTGCTTTAGTCCCTCTATTCAGGGAGTCGGAAGTTGATTCGTACTTTGAACTTGAAATTTATTGCCGTATGTAACCGGTACGTGCGCTAGTACAATGGGTTTCTTActgacagaaagtctctcggttgttaaaaagtgtaaaaacacaaagtgcagatagtgcatcaagacaatgtacaagtaaacagtttgaatgtaaacaatgcagacgtgtaaacaacgactggagatgtgcaataaataagaaatcataatgaggtagatggtgtaggtgtggtccgaggggcatggccaaatgtgttctccaatcgcactgcttgtgggtagaagctattgaggaatctggtggtcagtgtccgtatgctcttgtatctcttgcctgagggcagtggggtgaagagctcatgcccggggtggtgactgtcctctgtgatggccataattctaccatggcagcggtcctcatagagctgttgaatctcggtgagaccacagccgatgatcttctgggccatattgaccattctctgcagtgccttccTCTCTCGAGAAGAGGTGCTGccgtaccacacggtgatcccgttggagaggacgctctcgatggtgcagcggtagaagttcaccagcACAGCGGTAGCACGCTGGTGCATTCGAGCACATTGCCACATCGCTTCGCTGGCCTAAGGAGGTCTGGTCACTGCTGTTGCAGTGTAGACTAGTGGGCAAAGCTCAGGAAGTGTGCTCTACACTTTCCTTAGAAGAAAGTTTGCATTACGCTACTGTGAAGGCTGCTATATTACGGGCTTACGAATTAGTTCCTGAAGCTTATAGACCACGCTTCCGAAATCATTGTGAAGTGTCAGGCCAAACATTTGTTGAATTCGCCAGAGAAAAGGGaattctctttgataaatggTCTGTAGCCAGTGAAGTGAGCGACTTTAACTCATTGTGCGAGTTAATGCTCTTAGCagaatttaagaactgtttgcctGAATGCGTGGTTGTCTGTTTAAGTGAACCAAAAGTGTCTTCCTTGTCACAAGCCACTCTTTTGGCAGACGAGTTTGTGCTCGCGCACAAAAACATCTTCTGCGCATGTGGAAAAGACTTTGTCTACTTTCAGTTCACAACCTCAGTCTACCCCACTAAAAACTAGTTCCTCACGTCCTGAAGAGGAGCGGGACTGTTTTAACTGTCACAGGAGAGGTCATGTTACTGCTGACTGCATGTCCTTGAAACGTGGGCAGCAGCAAGCTGAGTGTAGGGCTTAGCCAGGCTGTCTCCCATGTTGTCGGTCCTTCGACAAGGGACAGTACTCCCCATCCTGGTTATGAGCCTTCCATTGTGAAAGGGTTAGTTTCGTTAACTGGAGAACTGAAGGATCAAAGAGAAATTCAGATAGTGAGGGCTACTGGAGCAGCACAGTCATCTGTTGTTGCAGGCACACTGCCCTTTTCTGATCACTCCTTGTGTAATTCTAGTATCGTGGTCCAAGGGATTGAAATGGGAAATGTGAACGTGCCTCTACACAGGATTAATTTAGATTGTGCCCTAGTTACAGGATTTGTTAGAATTGTAAAGAAAAGATTGAACATCGCGAGCATGGGAGAACAGAGGACTGGGTTACCTTTCCCCAGGACACGGAGCCCATCGTGAGCCGGTGAAGACAGGGGGAGGCTTCAGAACTGAAAGCAAGACGccacaaaaacagaaactgcGGTTTTTATTAAATTGCGTGAAGTTTCTTTATATCGGGAACGATCTGCCCCCAGAGGAAGCAGCTGGCTAGGAAACAAGCCCGCAGTGACGTCAGTAAAACAATAAGCTGTGGCACTAGAGTCTCTGTGGTGAAGACGCTCCCCCGCCCTCCCCCAGAGGAGGCTGGTACAGCCCGTGGTCTGCCCGCGGCCCAGAGTGCCCCCAGGGAGCTGCCACTCCTGCTCGGGGCGAGGGGGCGCCGGTCCGTGCCCCCGGACGCCCCAGGACGCCCTAACGCTCGTACATCTCCTTCAGGACCTTGATGCTCTCGCTGTAGCGGAGCTGGTTCCTTCCGGAAGCTTCCTTCCACCTGCAGGAAACGAGACCGGCCGTGAAAATAAGACCGCGGAGAAACGGAGCCAGAAAGGGCGGGCGGCACGGGTCGAGCTCCGGCCTCCGCCGTCTCGGCGTGGGCAGCCATCGCCCCCCCGCGGCCCCCGCGCCACCGTTCACCCAGCGTCCCAGCAGGCCGAGCGGCCCAGGCGGCCAGACAGTGGCGAGAGCCGCAGGCCCGGACGGGCAGTGGGACGGGGAGTGGGACGGGGACGGAGGGGGATTAAACagccaggagagagaggggggggaacTCCTTGGGGGCACCGGCGCGAGACCTACTTCTGCCGGACTCTCTTCCAGTGCTCCATGTGGTTGAACATCAGGGCCGAGGGCGCGGGGGGCGTGGCACAGACCTGCAGGCGACAGCGAGCCGAGTCAGAGCAAGAACACGGCGCAGGACAGAGCAGAGCAAGGGAGACACCTGCTGGCCCAACAGGGACATGACACCCAGAACAGCTGTGTGCCGTGGAGGAGTCACCCGACTCGCACCCTACAACATCGCAGAGAGCGGGGCTCGTACCTCGTACCTCCCCCCAGAGAGCGGGGCTCCCATCTGGCGCCCCAGGACTGCGGGGCTCACCTCGCTGACGGGGGCCTTCTCTATCGGCGGGATGCGCAGGCTGATGGGCTCTCTGTGGGCGGCGACGGCGCAGGGCGTGGGCGGGGGCAGGCGGTACACGTTGGTCCCGGTTCCGTTCAGCATGTCCGCCACCTGGGAGACAGGGACACGCCAGGAGGCTCTCAGCTACAGCTAGACAGGGTACCCCTGCAACCTTCCCCCCTCAGGCCCGGACCACCTGGTGACTGGATGGGTTCTGAACCACTGGGTCATCCATTTGGACTGTCCAGCCTGCCTCACTGATCCAGGGAGGTCTTGCAGCTGTTTCACACCCCTGCCACGCTTTGTGTAAAGGGCTGTGACTGTCTCTGCCCCTCCCACCACCCCCCCACCTTGGCGGCTCACCTCTTCCTCCACCAGGCTGGGTGGGGGGCTGGGGGACCCCGCTCTCTCACGGACCGAGGGGTTGTTCCTCATCCAGGCGCGGCAGATGGGGTACAGTGGGGTGCTGCTGGTGAACTGGGCCAGGTCCACGCTGCGGTCGAACAGCTTGATGATGTAGGTGTCTGccggggggagagggagagatggagagagaggccGGCAGTGGGACGTCCCAGGAGAGACGGGGAGAAACACAGGCGGAGACAGAGAGTGTGCGTGAAACAGTGGCCCCGTGGGGCAGAGAGACAGGCGAGACAAAGCCGAGGGCGGAGGCGGGGGTGACGAGGGAGGCGGAGCCAGAGGCGGGGGGTGACGAGGGAGGCGGGGCCAGAGGAAGGGGGTGACGAGGGAGGCGGGGCCAGAGGCAGGGGGTGACGAGGGAGGCGGGGTCACGGGGGGGAGAGGACAGAGGCGAAGGGGGCCGCTCTCACTGGGTTTGTGCTGGCTGCTCTCCGCCAGCCCGTCGTCCATCTCCTTCCTCTTCTTGCGGCGGTGCTGCGGGAGGCGCGAGGAGGGCCTGCGGGACGAGAGGCGCAGAGGCGTGAGCGAGGGGGTCCCGATGACATCATCACTACCGCCACCAGACCTCCCTCTGCAGCGCCCCGCCCGACGGCCCCCACTCCCCCCTGAGCGCAGGCGGCCCACCGCCACAGACTCACCGTTTCCCCGCGGAGGACGGAGACAGGTCCCTGCGGAGCAAAGCACAGCGGAGAACGAATTAGAGGAAATGTGCCGAACGTCTGGAATCTCACCACGGCACAGAAACGACTCCCCCGCGGCTCCCGAAGGGGCTGCCGAGCACCCAATCCCACAAATCCTACGGACAATAAACGCACCGAGATTCCTGTGCTGTTTCTGTCGGCTGCAGGGCATTCCAGAGATTCAGAGGGGAATGATTTAGGAATAAACAAAAGCCTGGAGCTCACTCCTCATCCAGAGTGACGTTACTCTCCAAATGACCGTGCGAAGCATTTTAAACCCTCCCCAGGGAAACAAACTCCTGTCTGACATCAAGAATGACAGATTATTATTCTTAGATTGTTGATTGtgtagaaaagaaagagaagggGATGTCTGCATGGTGCTCAGTGGCTGAAGCAACTTTAATTTTACTTCATGTTTAGTAACCACATGCTCATTAACTCAGATCAACTACCTACTTGCTCAGCGAGTCTGCTCCCATCTTCCCAGAGTCCTCCTCGTTCTGCTCCCTGCAAGACACAGAGTAAAACAGGCACCATTAGTATgcagactggacctgaaccaccggaccggttgtcctcctggtgtaacaggactggacctgaaccactggaccggctgtcctcctggtgtcaCCAGACCTGCTCGGAAGCAGCTGGGTACAGCCGTAGTCTTTAAGATGCTGATCTGGCACAAAGTCACGAACCTCTCGCTGTCACTCTTCTCCACCAGGCCCTGCAGGACCGCTTCCAGCCTGCTCCTGGCGCTGACCGCCTCCACATCTGCAAGAGGGGACAGAGGAGATCATTATTCCCTGAGAACAGTGGCTTCCGAATGGTGACCCGTAGTTCATATCTGTCCTGCAAGGGTCTGGCTCCTGGCCTGTACTACAGAGCCAATGACTACAGCGAGTAGCTTGCCGATGGGTTATCCCAAGTGCTTTGCCTTATTTTCACAGGCTACACTAATAATGCCTCTTTTCCGCTGGCACGCCTGAGCCGAGCCCCAGCCCAACGCCCGGCTTGTGTGTTTATTTACCGCGCAGTCTGAGAGGTTAATTTCTTCATGGCCACAAAGGCCAACAGATCAGACTCCCATCCACACAGAGCACGCCGATCTGCATTGGGGCTTATGGGCGACTGGCGCTGGAGGGTCAAACGGCACCAAAGAGGCAGGAAAGTGGACCGGGAACGACCCAGGCCACTGTGGCTGCGTTCcacgtccctcacctggcttcTCAGTTTTGATCTtcatgggcagcatggtggatCGGCCCGAGAGGCTCGGAGGCCACAGCTCCTTCTCTCCTGGAACGCCGGGAAGAAGACAAGTCACTTTCAAGTAAAAAGAGAGCAAAGAGCAGACTTCTTTAAAAGGAGCAGCCCGAGGAACAACGGGGACCAACAGGTCAGAACCTGACTGAACCAGATCGGCTCCGGTTTCCCCGGGGTGGGGGACAGTACCGTGCCCCCCTCCAGGTCTAAAAACATCCCAAAACAGAGAGGGCGACGGGCGGGATCGCCGACATAACCCGATTAAACTTATCACGACTCGATCGGTTAACGAGCGCAATCAAAATCCTGACGGTTTCTGCAGACTTAACCGGAGAGCTACGTTATGGGGTACTCATTTAACGTAGACTTTAAGGCGTCATTTCCAACCCTAGCCAATAGGAGCGGCAGGGTAGTGCccattttaaagttttcaatGCAGAGGAGTTTCATATTATTGTGCACTGTATTCATTTACAGAAATGGtatgacaaaaaagaaagagtCCTGCCGCACGTCTTCCTCCCTGACTAAGACAGTTAATTAATAGACCTGATCCCCTTTCATGGTAGCCGTGCAGATCGCAGCGACATCAAACCCGACCACGTAGGTACGGTTATAAAAAGCAAAGTGATCACATAGACTTTACACGTAGACGTCATTTAGGAAGCAAAAcaattttcatttctgtgtaTATCGCCAAGGCTGCATGTGCTATAACAGCAAAAACACCTCGGTAAGGAAACGGTGACAACTTAAAAAGACACcatcattttaaaatcaaatatttttgtttaccCAGACAGTTTCCCAAAAGACGTTCCTCTTCCGCGCGCAACCCGATCACTCTTCAGCTATTGGTGGAAACCGAAGGCTGCCTCCCACTTTCATTGCTCAATCATCCTGTCACTCATCGAATTACGTCAATATGATTGGCTAATACGGGGAAAGCGCCTGTCTGTGCTctaaaactacatttcccagaataTTAATCAAGCTCAAGATGAATCTTTTTCATTCATATGGAGCCTTAAAAACCATAATTGTGTTACATTAAAGGTGAATTCAGGGTTATTTTTGTTTCCATCTATAATCTAACTTATTTTCTATTTctcaaaatagttttttaaaaaaagcacctAAATGCATTATGGGAAGCGTAGTTTTCACTGGCTGCATTGGGTGCGGTTGCCGGGCGACGAGCCGGAGCCTCCGGAAGCGCGCGCTGTTTGGTTACGGTTGGGGTGAAATGGAGACTCGAAGAGAGCGGAGGTAAATAACTTGCATCTTATTTTTTACAGCTGACAGCTATTACACGGTATCGCAGTTTGGAGATTAAGGTTCTTTACGTGTACACGAAGGCCTgttgtaaaattattatttgtctCCCTTAAACACGGCGTTTTAAAACTCGTGACCGTCTTCGTTACGGATCACTTTTGACAGTCAAAACAACAATAATCGGTTATTATAGTGCTGAAACTTTCATAATACCACACAGTTGAGGGTTTTCAGAGTACAAGCAACAGAAAAGCTCAGTTGTACCTCCACTAAACTAACGCAAGACGCACTGGGtgtttgtttctcattttaagCGAATTCCGGTGACAGCACTGCGGCGATAGATCGGCACCAGGCGTGACGTCCTGGCGTCCAGCCTCCAGCCCCCAGCCGTGAGGTTGTTAGCAGGTGCCTGCGTGGCCGTGGGATCAGCGTGCGGGTCTGCGGGCCTCCTCCGGGCCCGGCCGGCTGCTGGCGCTCAGGAGCAGCGCGGAGGTCGGGgcaggacagggagagaagccgcCGGCAGCGAGCACGTATCGAAGGAGACATGAAATCAAGGTGAgaagctgcctcacagcgctgggaccccggggtgctgtctgtgtggagtctgtatgttctccctgtgttcaggtgggtttcctccaggtgctctggtttcatcCCACAGCTCAAAGACAgttaattgccttctgggaaactggccctggcgtgtgtgtgtggggggggtgtgggtgtgggtgtgtgtgtggtgtgtgggtGGAGCCCGGTGCTGTATGACACTgacctgtcctgctcttcctctCCCCTCCACAGTGGTGCTGTGTTCTCCAGGCAGAACCCTTTCCCTCCCGATCCGCCCTTGTCCAAGACCCACTACAACCCCTCCCGTGCCAAGACGCTGCCCAGGCCGGAGAGGAGGACGGTGAGCACCGGGTGTGGGAGTTGAGCCGGTCCGCTCCAGCTCTCGCTGCCTGCTACAGGGCTTGTCTGAGTAAACCCGTTGCCGGAACTGGATGTCTGGAGTTTGGTTCAGGCCGTTTTGAATGGGATGGCAAGAGAGACAACCTGATCTGCTTTGGTTGCAGTATTAAAGGGAGCCTTGGTTTCTCCAAGTAATTATACTGAGGAAAGGGCTAATCTATAATAGCCCTCCAGATTTATAACCCTTGAGAGTAAGAGAGAAgatctgttgttttttctgtctcctcCCTCCATCCCTCCTTCCCTTCAGACTTATTCTAGCCTATTCCCCTGCCATCTCAGTTTCAATCTCTCGCGCTCTCTGCCCCCCACAGGCCCTCAGCCCCGTCCGTCTCT contains:
- the lin37 gene encoding protein lin-37 homolog isoform X2; the encoded protein is MLPMKIKTEKPDVEAVSARSRLEAVLQGLVEKSDSEREQNEEDSGKMGADSLSKDLSPSSAGKRPSSRLPQHRRKKRKEMDDGLAESSQHKPNTYIIKLFDRSVDLAQFTSSTPLYPICRAWMRNNPSVRERAGSPSPPPSLVEEEVADMLNGTGTNVYRLPPPTPCAVAAHREPISLRIPPIEKAPVSEVCATPPAPSALMFNHMEHWKRVRQKWKEASGRNQLRYSESIKVLKEMYER
- the lin37 gene encoding protein lin-37 homolog isoform X1; the encoded protein is MLPMKIKTEKPDVEAVSARSRLEAVLQGLVEKSDSEREQNEEDSGKMGADSLSKDLSPSSAGKRPSSRLPQHRRKKRKEMDDGLAESSQHKPNTYIIKLFDRSVDLAQFTSSTPLYPICRAWMRNNPSVRERAGSPSPPPSLVEEEVADMLNGTGTNVYRLPPPTPCAVAAHREPISLRIPPIEKAPVSEVSPAVLGRQMGAPLSGGRYEVCATPPAPSALMFNHMEHWKRVRQKWKEASGRNQLRYSESIKVLKEMYER